A single genomic interval of Streptomyces graminofaciens harbors:
- a CDS encoding MBL fold metallo-hydrolase: MTYSGAVKVGGPADVHELPDLMISKVAVGPMDNNAYLLRCRATDEQLLIDAANDADTLLTLIGADGIASVVTTHQHGDHWQALAEVVSATGARTYAGRDDAEGIPVATDVLVEDGDTIRVGRVELTARHLVGHTPGSIALVYDDPHGHPHVFTGDCLFPGGPGRTTRPKEFNSLMDGLETKVFDVLPDETWVYPGHGNDTTLGTERPHLAEWRARGW; this comes from the coding sequence ATGACGTACAGCGGAGCAGTGAAGGTCGGCGGCCCTGCGGATGTGCACGAGCTGCCCGACCTGATGATCTCCAAGGTCGCGGTCGGCCCGATGGACAACAACGCCTATCTGCTGCGCTGCCGGGCCACCGACGAGCAGTTGCTGATCGACGCCGCGAACGACGCCGACACCCTGCTCACACTGATCGGCGCCGACGGGATCGCGTCCGTCGTCACCACGCATCAGCACGGCGACCACTGGCAGGCGCTCGCCGAGGTGGTGTCGGCCACGGGGGCACGCACATACGCGGGCCGGGACGACGCCGAGGGCATCCCGGTGGCGACCGACGTCCTCGTCGAGGACGGGGACACGATCCGGGTGGGGCGCGTGGAGCTCACCGCACGCCATCTGGTGGGTCACACGCCGGGTTCGATCGCCCTGGTCTACGACGACCCGCACGGACATCCGCATGTGTTCACAGGGGACTGCCTCTTCCCGGGCGGTCCTGGCCGGACAACACGTCCGAAAGAGTTCAACTCCCTGATGGACGGCCTGGAGACCAAGGTATTCGACGTCCTGCCCGATGAGACCTGGGTCTACCCCGGCCACGGCAACGACACCACCCTCGGCACGGAGCGGCCCCACCTCGCGGAGTGGCGCGCACGAGGCTGGTAA
- the uvrA gene encoding excinuclease ABC subunit UvrA has protein sequence MADRLIVRGAREHNLKNVSLDLPRDSLIVFTGLSGSGKSSLAFDTIFAEGQRRYVESLSSYARQFLGQMDKPDVDFIEGLSPAVSIDQKSTSRNPRSTVGTITEVYDYLRLLFARIGKPHCPQCSRPISRQSPQAIVDRVLELPEGSRFQVLSPLVRERKGEFVDLFADLQTKGYSRARVDGETVQLSNPPTLKKQEKHTIEVVIDRLTVKDSAKRRLTDSVETALGLSGGMVVLDFVDLPEDDPERERMFSEHLYCPYDDLSFEELEPRSFSFNSPFGACPDCSGIGTRMEVDPELIVPDEDKSLDEGAIHPWSHGHTKDYFGRLIGALADALGFRTDIPFAGLPQRARKALLYGHKTQIEVRYRNRYGRERVYTTAFEGAVPFVKRRHSEAESDASRERFEGYMREVPCPTCEGTRLKPIVLAVTIMEKSIAEVSAMSISDCADFLGELKLNARDKKIAERVLKEVNERLRFLVDVGLDYLSLNRAAGTLSGGEAQRIRLATQIGSGLVGVLYVLDEPSIGLHQRDNHRLIETLVRLRDMGNTLIVVEHDEDTIKMADWIVDIGPGAGEHGGKVVHSGSLKELLVNDESQTGQYLAGRKAIPLPDIRRPLDPTRQLTVHGARENNLQDIDVSFPLGVFTAVTGVSGSGKSTLVNDILYTHLARELNGARNVPGRHTRVDGDDLVDKVVHVDQSPIGRTPRSNPATYTGVFDHVRKLFAETTEAKVRGYLPGRFSFNVKGGRCENCAGDGTIKIEMNFLPDVYVPCEVCHGARYNRETLEVHYKGKSIADVLNMPIEEATGFFEAVPAIARHLNTLKDVGLGYVRLGQSATTLSGGEAQRVKLASELQRRSTGRTVYVLDEPTTGLHFEDISKLLKVLSGLVDKGNTVIVIEHNLDVIKTADWVVDMGPEGGAGGGLVIAEGTPEQVAGVPASHTGKFLRDILGADRISDAAPVKAPRKTAARKTVAARSTATKATTARTTKGAANNAATKQAAAVTKKATPAKKTTRARKA, from the coding sequence GTGGCCGACCGTCTCATCGTCCGTGGCGCGCGCGAGCACAACCTCAAGAACGTCTCGCTCGACCTCCCACGAGACTCGCTCATCGTCTTCACGGGCCTGTCCGGGTCGGGCAAGTCCTCGCTGGCCTTCGACACGATCTTCGCCGAGGGGCAGCGCCGCTACGTCGAGTCGCTCTCCTCGTACGCCCGGCAGTTCCTCGGTCAGATGGACAAGCCGGACGTGGACTTCATCGAGGGGCTGTCCCCGGCGGTCTCCATCGACCAGAAGTCGACCTCGCGCAACCCGCGCTCGACGGTCGGCACGATCACCGAGGTCTACGACTACCTGCGTCTGCTCTTCGCGCGCATCGGCAAGCCGCACTGCCCCCAGTGCAGCCGCCCGATCTCGCGCCAGTCGCCGCAGGCCATCGTCGACAGGGTCCTGGAGCTGCCGGAGGGGAGCCGCTTCCAGGTGTTGTCGCCGCTGGTGCGCGAGCGCAAGGGCGAGTTCGTCGACCTCTTCGCCGATCTCCAGACCAAGGGTTACAGCCGTGCGCGGGTGGACGGCGAGACCGTCCAGCTCTCCAACCCACCCACCCTGAAGAAGCAGGAGAAGCACACCATTGAGGTGGTCATCGACCGCCTCACGGTGAAGGACTCCGCCAAGCGCCGCCTCACGGACTCCGTGGAGACCGCGCTCGGTCTCTCCGGCGGCATGGTCGTGCTCGACTTCGTCGACCTCCCCGAGGACGACCCCGAGCGCGAGCGCATGTTCTCGGAGCACCTGTACTGCCCGTACGACGACCTGTCCTTCGAGGAGCTGGAGCCCCGCTCCTTCTCCTTCAACTCGCCCTTCGGCGCCTGCCCCGACTGCAGCGGCATCGGTACGCGCATGGAGGTCGACCCCGAGCTGATCGTCCCGGACGAGGACAAGTCGCTCGACGAGGGCGCCATCCACCCCTGGTCGCACGGACACACCAAGGACTACTTCGGCCGCCTCATCGGAGCTCTCGCGGACGCGTTGGGATTCCGGACCGACATCCCCTTCGCCGGTCTCCCGCAGCGCGCGAGGAAGGCCCTGCTGTACGGCCACAAGACCCAGATCGAGGTGCGTTACCGCAACCGGTACGGCCGCGAGCGGGTGTACACGACGGCCTTCGAAGGCGCCGTCCCCTTCGTGAAGCGGCGGCACAGCGAGGCCGAGAGCGACGCCAGCCGGGAGCGCTTCGAGGGCTACATGCGCGAGGTGCCCTGCCCCACCTGCGAGGGCACCCGCCTGAAGCCGATCGTCCTCGCGGTCACGATCATGGAGAAGTCGATCGCCGAGGTCTCCGCCATGTCGATCAGCGACTGCGCGGACTTCCTGGGCGAGCTGAAGCTCAACGCCCGCGACAAGAAGATCGCCGAGCGGGTGCTGAAGGAGGTCAACGAAAGGCTGCGGTTCCTGGTCGACGTCGGCCTCGACTACCTGTCGCTGAACCGCGCGGCCGGCACGCTCTCCGGCGGCGAGGCACAGCGCATCCGCCTGGCCACCCAGATCGGCTCCGGCCTCGTCGGCGTCCTCTACGTCCTCGACGAGCCGTCCATCGGGCTCCACCAGCGGGACAACCACCGGCTGATCGAGACCCTGGTCCGGCTGCGCGACATGGGCAACACGCTCATCGTCGTAGAACACGACGAGGACACGATCAAGATGGCCGACTGGATCGTCGACATCGGCCCCGGCGCCGGCGAGCACGGCGGCAAGGTCGTGCACAGCGGCTCCCTGAAGGAGCTGCTCGTCAACGACGAGTCGCAGACCGGGCAGTACCTCGCGGGAAGGAAGGCCATCCCGCTGCCCGACATACGCCGCCCGCTCGACCCGACCCGGCAGCTCACGGTGCACGGCGCCCGGGAGAACAACCTCCAGGACATCGACGTGTCCTTCCCGCTGGGCGTCTTCACCGCCGTCACCGGTGTGTCCGGCTCCGGCAAGTCGACGCTGGTCAACGACATCCTGTACACGCACCTGGCCCGCGAGCTGAACGGCGCGAGGAACGTCCCCGGGCGCCACACGCGCGTGGACGGCGACGACCTCGTCGACAAGGTCGTGCACGTCGACCAGTCGCCCATCGGCCGTACCCCCCGGTCCAACCCGGCGACGTACACCGGTGTCTTCGACCATGTGCGCAAGCTGTTCGCCGAGACCACCGAGGCGAAGGTCCGTGGTTATCTACCCGGCCGCTTCTCCTTCAACGTCAAGGGCGGCCGCTGCGAGAACTGCGCGGGCGACGGCACCATCAAGATCGAGATGAACTTCCTCCCGGACGTCTACGTCCCGTGCGAGGTCTGCCACGGCGCCCGGTACAACCGGGAGACCCTGGAGGTCCACTACAAGGGCAAGTCCATCGCAGATGTGCTGAACATGCCGATCGAGGAGGCCACGGGCTTCTTCGAGGCGGTCCCCGCGATCGCCCGCCACCTCAACACGCTGAAGGACGTCGGCCTCGGCTACGTCCGGCTCGGCCAGTCCGCGACCACCCTGTCCGGCGGTGAGGCCCAGCGCGTCAAGCTCGCCAGTGAGCTGCAGCGCCGCTCCACCGGCCGTACGGTCTACGTCCTGGACGAGCCGACCACGGGTCTGCACTTCGAGGACATCAGCAAGCTCCTCAAGGTGCTGTCCGGCCTGGTCGACAAGGGCAACACGGTCATCGTCATCGAGCACAACCTCGACGTCATCAAGACCGCCGACTGGGTCGTCGACATGGGTCCCGAGGGCGGTGCGGGCGGTGGCCTCGTCATCGCCGAGGGCACACCCGAACAGGTCGCCGGGGTACCGGCCAGCCACACGGGCAAGTTCCTGAGGGACATCC
- a CDS encoding maleylpyruvate isomerase family mycothiol-dependent enzyme: protein MMDHARDLDSVREATDRLLTAAAELDNATVAEPSRLPGWSRGHVLAHLARNADALVNVLQGRPMYVSGEARDADIERDAPRPLEVQLTDVRESAARFQEAAAAPADWSRTVELRNGVTDSASRVPFRRWVEAELHHVDLGIGYELEDLPGEFVEREIDFLTDRFSGHPEVPPTRVTDGTRAWNTGRAASAPEVTVAGPAPVLLGWLAGRRDGAALTVEGGPLPVLPPL from the coding sequence ATGATGGATCACGCACGTGACCTGGACTCTGTACGTGAGGCGACCGACCGGCTCCTCACCGCAGCCGCCGAATTGGACAACGCCACCGTCGCCGAGCCGTCACGGCTGCCCGGCTGGAGCCGCGGCCATGTCCTCGCCCACCTCGCCCGCAACGCGGACGCGCTCGTGAACGTCCTCCAGGGCCGCCCCATGTATGTCTCCGGGGAGGCGCGGGACGCCGACATCGAGCGGGACGCGCCGCGCCCCCTGGAGGTCCAGCTCACCGACGTACGCGAGAGTGCGGCCCGTTTCCAGGAGGCGGCGGCCGCGCCCGCGGACTGGTCGCGGACCGTGGAGCTGCGCAACGGGGTGACGGATTCCGCGTCCCGGGTGCCGTTCAGGCGGTGGGTGGAGGCCGAGCTGCACCACGTGGACCTCGGGATCGGGTACGAGCTGGAGGATCTGCCGGGGGAGTTCGTGGAACGGGAGATCGACTTCCTCACCGACCGCTTCAGCGGGCATCCAGAGGTGCCTCCCACCCGGGTGACGGACGGCACGCGCGCGTGGAACACCGGTAGGGCCGCTTCCGCTCCCGAGGTCACGGTTGCGGGGCCCGCGCCGGTACTGCTCGGATGGCTGGCCGGACGTCGGGACGGAGCCGCTCTGACCGTGGAGGGCGGGCCGCTCCCCGTGCTGCCCCCGTTGTAG
- a CDS encoding metallophosphoesterase family protein: MLNRVAVLSDIHGVLPALEAVLAEPDVSTADHVVLTGDITAGPQPTQVLDLLTSFGDRVVWISGNADRELLEYRRGQRETIPDPIVPWAAEQLREDHLDLLSSLPRSLSLSVNGLGKVLFCHATPRDDEEVVLVDSRLDRWEEVFDGLDADIRTVVCGHTHMPFVRLAHGRLVINPGSIGMPYGRTGAHWALLGPGVELRTTHFDLQAAATQLSQDSSYPDITEWADYFLHARATDADALTAFAPRDGRDHSP; encoded by the coding sequence ATGCTGAACCGAGTAGCCGTTCTGTCCGACATTCACGGAGTCCTGCCGGCCCTGGAGGCAGTACTCGCCGAACCAGACGTCAGCACTGCCGATCACGTCGTGCTGACCGGCGACATCACCGCCGGCCCGCAACCGACCCAGGTCCTCGACCTGCTGACCAGCTTCGGTGACCGCGTCGTCTGGATCAGCGGCAACGCCGACCGCGAACTCCTCGAATACCGCCGGGGGCAACGCGAAACGATCCCCGATCCGATCGTCCCCTGGGCAGCCGAACAGCTCCGCGAGGACCATCTCGACCTTCTCAGCTCGCTTCCACGATCACTCTCCCTGTCCGTGAACGGCCTGGGAAAGGTGCTGTTCTGCCATGCCACCCCTCGCGACGACGAGGAGGTCGTCCTGGTCGACTCCCGCCTCGACCGCTGGGAGGAAGTCTTTGACGGACTCGATGCCGATATTCGCACCGTGGTCTGCGGCCACACCCACATGCCGTTCGTCCGCCTCGCTCACGGCCGACTCGTGATCAACCCCGGCAGCATCGGCATGCCCTACGGACGAACCGGAGCGCACTGGGCCCTCCTGGGCCCGGGCGTCGAACTCCGCACCACGCACTTCGACCTCCAAGCCGCAGCCACCCAGCTCAGCCAGGACTCGTCCTACCCCGACATCACCGAATGGGCCGACTACTTCCTGCACGCTCGCGCGACCGACGCCGACGCCCTCACAGCCTTCGCACCACGGGACGGGCGCGACCACAGCCCGTGA